In Helicobacter ibis, the sequence TGATTGCATAAATTGATGGAATTGCTACTAGTCCGTCTAGTCCATCTGTTAGATTCACCGCATTACTAGTAGCAATAAAGACTAAAATCCAAAAGCAAATACTAAATATATCCCAATACCACAAAGGATTCTTTAAAAATGGAACATAAAAAGATGTATCAAAATTAAATAAATATAATCCAAGTGCAATAACAAAAGCACTAAGTCCTTGCAAAAGAAGTTTTGTTCTAGCGCTCATACCAGCGTTTTTTCTTTGTAAGACTTTTGATAAATCGTCTTTGATTCCTATTAAGCAGAATAATATAATACTCAAAAGTCCTAAGATTACATATTCGTTTGTTAATTTGGCGCATATAAAAGAAGCAACTAGTGTTGATGATACAAATACTATTCCACCCATTGTTGGCGTGTTTGTCTTTTGTTGGTGATTTTTGGGAGCGAACTCTGATATTGGTTGATTTGTGCCTCTCTTTTGTGTCCATAGTATGTATTTTGGCATACAAATTAAAACCAAAATGAAGCTTACGAAAAACGCTATAGCCGCCCTTACAGAGATGTATTGAAAGATATTTATGTCAAATATAGAATAAATATAGTATAACATGAATAAACACTTTAAAATCCAAAATTTAAGGTAAGATTCTAACTAAATAAAGTTTAAATATGGATAGCTAATGAAAACAATACTTGTGATAACAGATGGCATAGGATATAGTAAAGAGACAGAATATAACGCATTTTTCCACGCTAATAAGCCAAATTATGAAAAGCTTTTCAAAGAAGTTCCATATGGAATGATAAAGACTTATGGATTATCAGTTGGGCTACCAGATGGACAAATGGGGAATTCTGAAGTGGGGCATATGTGTATAGGAAGTGGCAGAATCTTATACCAAGACTTAGTAAAAATAAACAAAGCAATAGAGAGTGGAGAATTGTTAAAAAATAAAGCCTTGCAATCTCTAAAAAACACAAAAAAGATTCATGTAATAGGCTTAGCAAGTGATGGTGGTGTGCATTCTCATATAGATCATATAAATGCTTTGGCATTTGGACTTAAAGATAGTCATGAGATATATTTACATTTAATTAGCGATGGTAGGGATGTGTTGCCTCAAAGTGCATTAGGTTTTGTGCAGTCTATTTTAGAGAAGATTCAAGGCACAAATATCAAGGTGGCTTCTCTTTGCGGGAGATTCTACGCAATGGATAGAGATAATAGGTGGGACAGAGTAGAGAGGGCATATAATACAATAGCACTTGGCGAAAATCTAACAGATAAAACGCCACTAGAGTATATAGAGACTCAATATTCTAAAGAAATTTTTGATGAATTTATAGAGCCAGTTAGTTTTATTGGAGAGAGCTTTAGTAAAGATGATGGCATTATTTTTGTGAATTTTAGAAGTGATAGAGCTAGAGAGATTGTTAGTGCATTGGGGATTGCTGATTTTAGCTCTTTTGTCAGGAAAGGTTTTGTTGAATTACCGTTGGTTACAATGACACAATATGATAAGAATTTTAACTTTCCAGTTATGTTTCCAAAAGATAGCATACAAAATACACTTGCAGAGATAATTTCTAAAAATAACTTAAGACAATTCCACACAGCAGAGACAGAAAAATATGCACATGTAACATTTTTCTTCAATGGCGGAATTGAAGAACCATATAATGGAGAAGATAGAATCTTAATACCATCACCAAAGGTTAAAACATATGATGAAAAGCCAGAAATGAGTGCTTTTGAAGTGTGTGATGAGGTATTAAAAGCTATGGATATGGAGTATGATTTTATTGTTGTTAATTTTGCAAATGGTGATATGGTAGGACATACAGGCTCTTTGTCTGCAGCTATAAAAGCAGTCGAAGCAGTGGATACTCAAATAGGCAGAATCTATGAGAAATCCAAAGAAAAAGAATATGCACTAATTCTAACAAGTGATCACGGGAATTGTGAGGAAATGCAAAATAATAATGGTGAGATTCTTACAAATCATACTATAGGCGAGGTGTGGGCATTTATATCAGCACCAAATGTCAAAAGTGTAAAAAATGGAGGACTTAATAATATTGCACCAAGTGTGCTAAAACTAATGGGGCTAGAGATTCCAAAGGAGATGGATACTCCTTTGTTTTAGGCTAGTTGAGCCTTTAGCATCCATAAGAACTTCTCTAAAGAAGCTATTTTCTCATCTGCTAGTGCAACTGTTGCTTTGTCATTTGCTTCACCAGCTATATCAGATAGCTCTCTTAGATTCTTTAAGAACATCTCATAGTCAGGCAAAATAGCTTTTAAGATAGTCTTTGAATCAAATTTTGTAGCACTCTCTTCAGCAATTTTACTAGCACTTAGCATATCTTTTAGTGTTACATAAGGCTTTTCGTTTAATTGCAAGATTCTCTCTGCACAATCGTCCATTAAATCAGTAATATCATCATACATTTCCTCTAATGCTTTATGCACAGGGTGAAAATCCATACCAACTACATTCCAGTGATAGTTGTGAAGCTTAATGTAGAATACTGCACTATCTGCTTGAATTTGTTTTAAAGTTTGAACTACTTTGCTCATTATTTTTTCCTTAATTTGAAGTTAATTTGATTATATCACTTTTATTTGAAAAAGTTGGTGTAATTATATAGATTAATTCTTAAAAGAAAATTATTATTATTTAGAACTATTTATCCACCTGTTTTATAAAATGCCCTAGTAGATACTTCATTATTGTCCCAGTCATTTTTTTCTGGTTTTTTTTCTACGCATAGTTTTAGATTTTTCAGAATCTCTTTTTCATTTCCTCTTAACATATGCTCTTTTATATCAACTGCATTTTCATGATATAAACATGGTATTAATTTACCTTCACTGCTGAGCCTTATTCTGTTACAAGTTTTGCAAAAATCATCATTGTGTGGTGCTATGATTCCAAATATACAATCTTTTGTTGGTAGCTTAAATAGTGTTGCAGGACCAAAAAAATCCTTCTCTAATAAATCTACTTCATATTTTGCTTTTATTTTATGTAGTATTTCATTTGCTCTAAGCCCTTTTGTGGAATCTTTTGCGTGTGTGTTCTCCATAAACTCTATAAATCTAACTCCAACTCCAAGATTTATTCCATATTCTAAAATATCCACAATTTCATCATCATTTATGCCTAGTAGTGGTACCATATTTAGCTTGATTGTGAAGCCTTCTTTGACTGCAGATTCTATGCCTTGTAGGATTTTATTTAGACCATCTCGTTTTGAAATTAGTACTATTTTTTCTGGTTTTAACGAATCTAGGGAGATATTTATTCTCTTTAACCCAGCTTGTTTTAAGTCTTTTGCTAGTGGAGCTAATAAAAAAGCATTTGTAGTTAGTGCTATATCGATATTTGGATTTAGTTCATAAATTTTTGCAATAAAAGGCACAATTTGGCTCCTAAGTAATGGCTCACCACCTGTTATTCTTATTTTTTTTACACCTTGTTTTATTGCTATTTTTATGAAGTTTAATACAGAATCTAATGGCACATCATCACTCTCACTGCCTATATCCATAGGCGTATTTGGCATACAATACATGCACCTAAAATTACATCTTTCAGTCAAGCTTATTCTTATATAGTCTATTGTGCGTCCAAAACTATCAACTAGCAAATATTTCTCCCTTTATAAAGTAAAGCATAATCTTACCTAAGTGTTATAAAAAAAGCTATAATTTTTATCAATTTGCAAAAGGTGATATTATGGTAGGCGTGATATTATGTGGTGGCAGAAGTCAAAGAATGGGAGAAAAAAAGGAGTATTTGAAATTTGCAGATTTCACTCTTGCAGACTATCAAGCAAAAAAAATGAAAGCTAATTTTGAAAAATTATATTTCTCAAGCAAAGAATCTGTGTTAAATTCATATAACATACCAACAATATTTGATAATAGCAATATTTATGCACCTATTTTTGGGCTTTGTAGCTCTTTAGAGTTTATAGATGATGATATTTTTGTTCTTGCGGTTGATACTCCCTTTTTTGTATCTTTTACTAGGCTTATTAATTCTTTTTATGAGATGCAAAGACCAACTTTTGCTAAGAGTAATTCTAAAATCCACCCGCTAATAGGTATATATCCGAAAGATTCGATTAATGTTGTAAAAAAGCATATACAAGAAAATAACTATAAATTACAAAATTTGCTTATATCATTAAAAGCAGATTATGTAAGTATAGATTTAAAAGAAACACAGAATCTAAACTATAAAGAAGACTATAAAGAAGCCTTAAGAATGGTTTATAAATATTGATATAATTTGCGGATTTAAAGGTTATAAATGGCTGATGAAGAAAAGACAGAAGAACCCACCGGGCGTAAGATAGAAAAGGCAAGAGAAGAAGGTAATGTTATAAA encodes:
- the mraY gene encoding phospho-N-acetylmuramoyl-pentapeptide-transferase, with the protein product MLYYIYSIFDINIFQYISVRAAIAFFVSFILVLICMPKYILWTQKRGTNQPISEFAPKNHQQKTNTPTMGGIVFVSSTLVASFICAKLTNEYVILGLLSIILFCLIGIKDDLSKVLQRKNAGMSARTKLLLQGLSAFVIALGLYLFNFDTSFYVPFLKNPLWYWDIFSICFWILVFIATSNAVNLTDGLDGLVAIPSIYAITTLGVLVYIAGHSVFSSYLLLPKIIGSGEVAIVASALVGSLIGFLWYNCHPAQVFMGDSGSLALGGFIAYMGIVSKNEILLFVIGFIFVVEALSVLLQIGSYKTRGKRIFLMAPLHHHFEEKGLSESKIIVRFWIVALISNIIALITLKLR
- the gpmI gene encoding 2,3-bisphosphoglycerate-independent phosphoglycerate mutase, translated to MKTILVITDGIGYSKETEYNAFFHANKPNYEKLFKEVPYGMIKTYGLSVGLPDGQMGNSEVGHMCIGSGRILYQDLVKINKAIESGELLKNKALQSLKNTKKIHVIGLASDGGVHSHIDHINALAFGLKDSHEIYLHLISDGRDVLPQSALGFVQSILEKIQGTNIKVASLCGRFYAMDRDNRWDRVERAYNTIALGENLTDKTPLEYIETQYSKEIFDEFIEPVSFIGESFSKDDGIIFVNFRSDRAREIVSALGIADFSSFVRKGFVELPLVTMTQYDKNFNFPVMFPKDSIQNTLAEIISKNNLRQFHTAETEKYAHVTFFFNGGIEEPYNGEDRILIPSPKVKTYDEKPEMSAFEVCDEVLKAMDMEYDFIVVNFANGDMVGHTGSLSAAIKAVEAVDTQIGRIYEKSKEKEYALILTSDHGNCEEMQNNNGEILTNHTIGEVWAFISAPNVKSVKNGGLNNIAPSVLKLMGLEIPKEMDTPLF
- a CDS encoding Dps family protein, coding for MSKVVQTLKQIQADSAVFYIKLHNYHWNVVGMDFHPVHKALEEMYDDITDLMDDCAERILQLNEKPYVTLKDMLSASKIAEESATKFDSKTILKAILPDYEMFLKNLRELSDIAGEANDKATVALADEKIASLEKFLWMLKAQLA
- the moaA gene encoding GTP 3',8-cyclase MoaA is translated as MLVDSFGRTIDYIRISLTERCNFRCMYCMPNTPMDIGSESDDVPLDSVLNFIKIAIKQGVKKIRITGGEPLLRSQIVPFIAKIYELNPNIDIALTTNAFLLAPLAKDLKQAGLKRINISLDSLKPEKIVLISKRDGLNKILQGIESAVKEGFTIKLNMVPLLGINDDEIVDILEYGINLGVGVRFIEFMENTHAKDSTKGLRANEILHKIKAKYEVDLLEKDFFGPATLFKLPTKDCIFGIIAPHNDDFCKTCNRIRLSSEGKLIPCLYHENAVDIKEHMLRGNEKEILKNLKLCVEKKPEKNDWDNNEVSTRAFYKTGG
- a CDS encoding molybdenum cofactor guanylyltransferase; protein product: MVGVILCGGRSQRMGEKKEYLKFADFTLADYQAKKMKANFEKLYFSSKESVLNSYNIPTIFDNSNIYAPIFGLCSSLEFIDDDIFVLAVDTPFFVSFTRLINSFYEMQRPTFAKSNSKIHPLIGIYPKDSINVVKKHIQENNYKLQNLLISLKADYVSIDLKETQNLNYKEDYKEALRMVYKY